Proteins from a single region of Apium graveolens cultivar Ventura chromosome 7, ASM990537v1, whole genome shotgun sequence:
- the LOC141670695 gene encoding homeobox protein SHOOT MERISTEMLESS-like, with protein MERKWEMEGGGLMGGGGLGGNNNGGTMMMVPSSSFSHNPNSTNNNNTSFDYHRHIASSTLMVQDTNTNIATFTGCYLMDTTTNNNGGNTSSSNSTSSASVKAKIMSHPLYHRLLAAYVNCQKIGAPPEVVARLEEAYMSVGGSSSSSTAIGEDPALDQFMEAYCEMLGKYEQELAKPFKEAMQFLSKIEYQFKSLNVADPSAYPDAMDGNASSEEEVHVNNGLVDPQAVDPQAEDRKLKGQLLRKYSGYLGNLKQEFMKKRKKGKLPKEARQQLMDWWSRNYKWPYPSESQKVALAEATGLDQKQINNWFINQRKRHWKPSDEMQFVMMDAAAHHPTHYYMDNVYGNPFPMDISPQFL; from the exons ATGGAGAGAAAGTGGGAGATGGAAGGAGGTGGTTTAATGGGTGGTGGTGGTTTGGGAGGAAATAATAATGGAGGGACCATGATGATGGTCCCATCTTCTTCTTTTTCTCATAACCCTAATTcaactaataataataatacctCATTTGACTATCATCGCCATATTGCTTCTTCTACTTTAATGGTTCAAGACACTAACACTAACATTGCTACTTTCACTGGGTGTTATTTGATGGACACTACTACAAACAACAATGGCGGCAACACTAGCAGCTCCAACTCTACTTCATCTGCTTCTGTAAAAGCAAAGATCATGTCTCATCCCCTTTACCATCGTCTCTTGGCTGCCTACGTCAACTGTCAAAAG ATAGGAGCGCCTCCGGAGGTGGTGGCGAGGCTAGAGGAAGCGTACATGAGTGTGGGTGGATCTTCGAGCTCATCGACAGCAATTGGGGAAGATCCAGCGCTAGATCAGTTCATGGAAGCGTACTGTGAGATGTTGGGTAAATATGAACAAGAACTTGCTAAGCCTTTTAAGGAAGCCATGCAGTTTCTCTCCAAGATTGAGTACCAATTTAAGTCCCTCAATGTGGCCGATCCATCCG CTTATCCTGATGCAATGGATGGAAATGCATCATCCGAAGAAGAGGTTCATGTAAACAATGGTCTGGTAGATCCTCAAGCCGTAGATCCTCAAGCCGAAGACAGGAAGCTAAAGGGTCAGCTTCTGCGCAAGTACAGTGGATATCTGGGAAATCTGAAGCAGGAGTTcatgaagaaaagaaagaaaggaaAATTGCCTAAAGAAGCAAGGCAGCAGTTAATGGACTGGTGGAGCAGAAACTACAAATGGCCTTACCCATCG GAATCCCAAAAAGTTGCTCTAGCGGAAGCTACTGGTCTGGACCAGAAGCAGATAAACAACTGGTTTATTAACCAGAGAAAGCGGCACTGGAAGCCATCAGATGAGATGCAATTTGTGATGATGGATGCTGCGGCACATCACCCGACACATTATTACATGGACAATGTCTATGGAAACCCTTTTCCCATGGATATCTCGCCTCAGTTTCTTTGA
- the LOC141671433 gene encoding protein STRUBBELIG-RECEPTOR FAMILY 8-like: protein MERDTWRFFLKVLVLVELIIFDFGLVLGTTDPSDVQSLQVLYMSLNNPSQLTGWKSSGGDPCAESWKGITCEGSSVVSIQISGLGLSGTMGYMLNSLGKLRTLDLSGNNFHDAIPYQLPPNLTSLNIAHNNLSGNLPYSIATMFSLNYLNASSNSLAQSIGDIFLNLTDLATMDLSSNNFSGDLPASVDTLSNLSTLHLQNNQLTGSLNILSGLPLTDLNVANNQFNGWIPRELISIPNFRYDGNSFNNGPAPPPPPYTPPPPGKSHKNRSNSPDSQTPRDSGGKPSDSSNGSKKGLTAGPIIGIIVGSLLLLLFFVLVFVFCAKKGKKKENNIATSGGRLPVILEKVNSEAREHRAKTTATTANLSPPPENLVIERLQGKNGSAKRLKSPITATSYSVATLQSATNSFSQDNLVGEGSLGRVYRAEFSNGKLMAIKKIDNAALSLQEEDNFLEAVSNMSRLRHPNVVPLAGYCAEHGQRLLVHDYIANGSLQDLLYFADDRSKLLTWNARIRVALGTARALEYLHEVCLPSAVHRNLKSANILLDEELNPHLSDCGLAALTPNTERQVASTQMVGSFGYSAPEFALSGLYTVKSDVYSFGVVMLELLTGRKPLDSSRVRSEQSLVRWATPQLHDIDALAKMVDPSLNGMYAAKSLSRFADIIALCVQPEPEFRPPMSEVVQALVRLMQRASVVKRRSSEDSGFIYRTPDHEAYEMSY from the exons atggagagagacACTTGGAGATTTTTCTTGAAGGTTTTGGTTCTTGTGGAGCTGATAATATTTGATTTTGGGCTGGTTCTAGGGACTACTGATCCATCTGatg TTCAATCACTTCAGGTTCTATATATGTCACTAAACAACCCATCACAGCTAACTGGTTGGAAATCAAGTGGCGGTGATCCGTGTGCAGAATCATGGAAGGGAATAACCTGTGAAGGGTCTTCTGTTGTTTCCAT TCAAATTTCTGGGCTAGGACTCAGTGGGACAATGGGATACATGCTTAACAGCCTTGGAAAGCTAAGAACTCT AGATTTGAGTGGAAACAACTTTCATGATGCAATTCCATATCAATTACCACCGAATCTTACAAGCTT GAACATTGCGCACAACAACTTGAGTGGGAATCTTCCTTATTCTATCGCCACCATGTTTTCTCTGAATTACTT GAATGCTAGCAGTAATTCACTTGCTCAGTCTATTGGAGACATCTTTTTGAATCTAACTGACCTTGCAACCAT GGATCTCTCTTCCAATAATTTCAGCGGAGATCTTCCAGCCTCCGTAGATACTTTGTCTAATTTATCTACTCT TCATTTGCAGAACAACCAATTAACCGGCTCTCTAAATATACTCTCTGGTTTGCCATTGACTGATTT AAATGTTGCAAACAATCAGTTTAATGGATGGATACCACGAGAGCTCATTTCTATCCCTAACTTTAG GTATGATGGGAATTCATTTAATAATGGTCCTGCTCCCCCTCCTCCACCATACACCCCACCTCCACCTGGTAAATCTCATAAAAATCGCAGCAATTCTCCTGATTCACAAACGCCTCGGGATTCTGGAGGCAAACCATCGGATTCTTCCAATGGAAGTAAGAAAGGGCTAACAGCTGGACCTATTATTGGAATTATTGTGGGCTCTTTGCTGCTGCTTCTTTTTTTTGTTCTTGTGTTTGTTTTCTGCGCGAAAAAGGGTAAGAAGAAAGAGAACAACATAGCTACTTCGGGAGGGAGGCTTCCTGTAATTCTTGAGAAAG TTAACTCTGAGGCGCGGGAACACAGAGCAAAAACCACTGCAACTACAGCAAACTTGAGCCCCCCTCCAGAAAATTTGGTGATTGAGAGATTGCAAGGAAAAAATGGTTCGGCAAAGAGACTAAAATCACCGATAACTGCTACATCATACAGTGTTGCTACTCTACAATCAGCAACAAATAGCTTCAGTCAAGATAATCTTGTAGGCGAAGGTTCTCTTGGACGCGTTTATAGAGCTGAGTTTTCCAATGGGAAG CTGATGGCCATTAAGAAGATTGACAATGCAGCATTGTCATTGCAAGAAGAAGATAATTTTCTTGAAGCTGTTTCAAATATGTCACGCCTTAGGCATCCGAACGTTGTTCCGTTGGCAGGATATTGTGCAGAACATGGTCAACGTCTTCTGGTTCATGATTATATTGCAAATGGTAGCTTGCAAGATTTGTTGTACTTTGCTGATGATAGGAGCAAATTGCTGACGTGGAATGCACGTATTAGAGTAGCACTTGGCACTGCGCGAGCTCTCGA GTACTTGCATGAAGTATGTCTTCCTTCTGCTGTTCATAGGAACTTGAAGTCAGCAAACATTTTACTTGATGAAGAACTCAATCCACATTTGTCAGACTGTGGCTTAGCTGCTCTAACTCCAAATACAGAGAGACAG GTAGCATCAACTCAGATGGTTGGCTCATTTGGATATAGTGCACCTGAATTTGCCCTATCTGGATTATACACCGTAAAAAGTGACGTATATAGCTTTGGAGTAGTGATGTTGGAGCTCTTAACAGGTCGCAAGCCATTAGATAG TTCAAGGGTGAGATCAGAACAGTCTCTAGTAAGATGGGCTACTCCCCAGCTCCATGATATTGACGCCTTGGCTAAAATGGTTGATCCGTCCCTTAATGGCATGTATGCCGCAAAGTCTTTGTCACGTTTTGCCGACATTATCGCTCTCTGTGTTCAG CCTGAACCTGAGTTCCGGCCACCCATGTCTGAAGTTGTGCAAGCACTGGTTCGATTAATGCAAAGGGCCAGTGTAGTTAAAAGGCGATCAAGTGAGGATTCAGGCTTCATATACAGAACCCCGGACCATGAGGCATATGAGATGTCTTATTAG